In one Bradyrhizobium sp. 4 genomic region, the following are encoded:
- a CDS encoding MerR family transcriptional regulator yields the protein MTKATPRRRRWRIGELAEATGVTVRTLHHYEHTGLLTVAERTGGGHRMYDRESLQRVCQIRALRELGFSLPEIRKAIEGRSSLTDLLRNHLERIEIQVARATLLRDRLRNMTTQGETEVSVDELPATLDAMSRIQERTPSAICTCASNASREDRWRKIRDELRSCMDRGEPPCGERPNAVARQARSLLTEIAGVDSTVSMILKVLTRLTEPHNLAGWDASLMRYLDLALAALESQLGKS from the coding sequence ATGACAAAAGCCACACCACGACGGCGCCGATGGCGCATTGGAGAACTTGCAGAGGCGACCGGCGTAACGGTACGCACTCTGCATCATTACGAACATACGGGGTTGTTGACGGTCGCGGAACGTACCGGTGGCGGTCACCGCATGTACGATCGTGAAAGCCTACAACGCGTCTGCCAGATACGGGCCTTGCGTGAGCTCGGCTTCTCGCTTCCTGAGATCCGCAAAGCCATCGAGGGACGGTCGTCTCTCACGGACCTATTGCGCAACCATCTCGAGCGAATTGAAATTCAAGTCGCGCGGGCGACATTATTACGGGATCGATTGCGCAATATGACGACGCAAGGTGAGACAGAAGTTAGTGTCGACGAGCTGCCGGCCACGTTAGATGCAATGTCGCGGATTCAGGAACGTACCCCCTCGGCCATCTGCACATGCGCCTCTAACGCTAGCCGCGAAGATCGGTGGCGCAAGATTCGGGACGAGCTACGAAGCTGCATGGATCGGGGCGAGCCGCCATGCGGTGAGCGACCAAATGCGGTCGCGCGTCAGGCCCGTTCGCTGCTGACTGAGATCGCAGGAGTTGATTCGACTGTCTCGATGATACTGAAGGTGCTGACGCGATTGACTGAACCACACAATCTCGCCGGCTGGGATGCGAGCCTCATGCGATACCTGGATCTCGC